Proteins from a genomic interval of Phyllopteryx taeniolatus isolate TA_2022b chromosome 3, UOR_Ptae_1.2, whole genome shotgun sequence:
- the LOC133475791 gene encoding gastrula zinc finger protein XlCGF8.2DB-like → MASYEENERQQKQMEDVGKNHIVMYSQGVQQRIDRQEELPCQLQGVSSSLEQGSPQPTHVKKEDGDSQPPCVKEEEEEADVSKFPMTGVSVESKEYKDEPLEWSQLYHHGPSGDQCGGPRLDNLLAPLSDSDDMEEPLRSNVDCQGDDKQLNCSEKETTGNKETTKMQRKRLICSVCGKTCASMIIHMRTHTGEKPFRCSYCGKRFTVKPNMVTHMRTHTGEKPFGCSFCGKTFTYKHHMVKHMRTHTGEKPFRCTFCGKTFSRKEHVESHMRTHREKPFSCSLCSKTFSLKPYMDAHMRTHTGEKPFGCLVCSKTFNHKQNMVAHLKTHSKEKPFSCSACGKTFSQKPYMVSHMRTHTGEKPFSCSVCGGSYARRSSLTAHMRTHNKEK, encoded by the exons atggcgTCATACGAGGAGAACgagagacaacaaaaacaaatggaagaTGTTGGCAAAAATCACATCGTGATGTACAGCCAAG GCGTCCAGCAGCGGATTGATCGTCAGGAAGAACTTCCCTGTCAGCTGCAGGGAGTGAGCTCCAGTTTGGAGCAAGGGAGTCCGCAGCCCACCCACGTTAAAAAAGAAGATGGAGATTCACAGCCTCCCTgtgttaaagaggaagaggaggaggctgacGTCAGCAAGTTTCCAATGACTGGGGTTTCTGTGGAGAGTAAAGAATACAAAGACGAACCACTCGAGTGGTCACAGCTTTATCATCACGGCCCAAGTGGAGATCAATGTGGAGGACCACGACTAGACaacctcttagctccactgtcGGACAGTGACGACATGGAAGAACCTTTGAGAAGCAACGTAGACTGTCAGGGTGATGACAAACAGTTGAACTGCTCTGAAAAGGAGACAACTGGCAACaaggaaacaacaaaaatgcagagaaaacGTCTtatctgctcagtttgtggtaaaacttGTGCTAGTATGATCATTCACATGAGAACGcatacaggagaaaaaccctttaggTGCTCATATTGTGGTAAAAGGTTCACTGTTAAGCCAAACATGGTaacacacatgagaacacacacaggagaaaaaccttttggttGCTCGTTTTGCGGTAAAACATTTACTTATAAGCATCATATGGTcaaacacatgagaacacacacaggagaaaaaccctttcgTTGTACattttgtggtaaaacattctctCGAAAGGAACATGTGGAatcacacatgagaacacacagaGAAAAACCTTTCAGTTGTTCATTGTGTAGTAAAACATTCTCTCTTAAGCCATACATGGAcgcacacatgagaacacacacgggagaaaaacctttcgGTTGCTTAGTTTGCAGCAAAACATTCAATCACAAGCAAAATATGGTTGCACACTTGAAAACACACTCCAaagaaaaaccctttagttgctcagcttgtggtaaaacattttctcaaaagCCATATATGGTatcacacatgagaacacacacaggagaaaaaccttttagttGCTCGGTTTGTGGTGGAAGCTATGCTCGTAGGTCCAGTTTGACTGCACACATGAGGACACACaacaaggaaaaataa
- the LOC133475775 gene encoding zinc finger protein 79-like has product MLKELVRERLIAAADEIFGLFEGTIASYEEQLCRAREETERHRRQLEAVCKTQIVVRLEDIEQLIGRQEDLAPEPQWGSSSLEEDYLKPTHVKEEEEEAGVCKLPLNGVSMESEAYENQPPEWSQFSHHSPSGDHCGGPPPDDLLALLSHSDDEEPLRSDTDCEDVQQLIGRQEELSPQPLWGISSLELEHLQHPHFEEEGEEADVSKLPLAGVSVKSEEEKDEPPEWSQLCHHSPSGDHCGGQPQDSLLAPMSDSDDTEEPLESDADCEGDDNPSKRSQKDATPNKKSSRKRQKCHALKEHFSCSVCGKAFTCKSHWMRHKKTHTGEKSFCCSVCGKTFSRKEHVELHMRTHTGEKPFRCSVCGTRFSVKQSMKKHMRTHTGEKPFSCSFCGTKFSRNESLEKHMRVHTGEKPFSCSVCGGRFAQRSNMTRHMQIHKKE; this is encoded by the exons ATGTTGAAAGAATTGGTAAGGGAGCGACTCATTGCTGCCGCTGACGAAATCTTCGGACTGTTTGAAGGAACGATCGCGTCGTACGAGGAGCAACTTTGTCGAGCGAGAGAGGAGACCGAGCGACACCGACGACAACTGGAAGCCGTTTGCAAGACCCAAATTGTCGTACGACTCGAAG ACATCGAGCAGCTGATTGGTCGTCAGGAAGACCTTGCCCCAGAACCGCAGTGGGGGAGCTCCAGTTTGGAGGAAGACTATCTGAAGCCCACCCacgttaaagaggaagaggaggaggctggTGTCTGCAAGTTGCCACTGAATGGTGTCTCCATGGAGAGTGAAGCCTATGAAAACCAACCACCTGAATGGTCACAGTTTTCTCATCACAGTCCAAGTGGtgaccactgtggaggaccaCCACCAGACGACCTCTTAGCTCTACTGTCACACAGTGACGACGAAGAACCTTTGAGGAGCGACACAGACTGTGAAG ACGTCCAGCAGCTGATTGGTCGCCAGGAAGAACTTTCCCCTCAGCCGCTGTGGGGGATCTCCAGTTTGGAGCTGGAGCATCTACAGCACCCCCACTTTGAAGAGGAAGGGGAGGAGGCTGATGTCAGCAAGTTGCCACTTGCTGGTGTCTCTGTGAAGAGCGAAGAAGAGAAAGACGAACCACCTGAGTGGTCACAGCTTTGTCATCACAGTCCAAGTGGAGATCACTGTGGAGGACAACCACAAGACAGCCTCTTGGCTCCAatgtcagacagtgacgacACAGAAGAACCTTTGGAGAGCGACGCAGACTGTGAAGGCGACGACAACCCGTCAAAACGTTCTCAAAAAGACGCAACTCCTAACAAGAAAAGTTCTCGAAAACGCCAGAAGTGTCACGCACTTAAAGAACATTTcagctgctcagtttgtggtaaagctTTTACTTGTAAGTCACATTGGATGAGACACAAGAAGACACACACAGGGGAAAAATCCTTTTGTTGCTCAGTTTGCGGGAAAACATTCTCTCGAAAGGAACATGTGGAATTACATATGAGAACAcatacaggagaaaaaccctttcgttgctcagtttgcggtacAAGATTCTCTGTCAAACAAAGTATGAAAAAACATATGAGAAcccacacaggagaaaaaccctttagttgctcaTTTTGCGGAACGAAATTTTCAAGAAATGAAAGTCTGGAAAAACACATGAGAGtgcacacaggagaaaaaccatttagttgttcagtttgtggtggACGCTTTGCTCAAAGGTCCAATATGACCAGACACATGCAGATACAtaaaaaagagtaa